Below is a window of Lacibacter sp. H407 DNA.
ACAGAACTTTTCTTTTTTTATGAAAATGGAAATCTTGTAAAAATCACAAACCATTCTAATGGTCAGCTTACAAATACATACCTGTATGAATATGACCTCAACACATTAAATCCTCTTCAGCTGGATTGGTATGAATTTAATCAAATTGGCCATATTACAGATGATCAATTCGGGAAATTCAGCAAAAATCTTATCAAAAAGTATAAAGTATTGGATAAAAACGGAAACGTCTTTACAGAAACACAATTCAATTTTATACTTGATGCGGAAGGATATCCTGTTTCGCTAGATGAGAAAGCAAATAATTATAATGTGAAATACACATTCAAATTTGAATAACTGTTATGTATCCTTTTATAATCAAGTCAATCTGTATTCAACAATTTTACGATTACATAAATCTGTAAAGTGTGTTAACTGGCAAATTAATTTACAAACATCTAAAAAAAACAAAATGAAAAGATTAGTATTATTCGGACTTCTTGCTGCATTTTTCAGCAGTTGTAAAAAAGACAAAGCACCCGCAGATACAATATCTGCATTTAAAAAGAATCTTATTTCTGTTTCAGCTCCCGGCCAAAGTGAATGGACAATGTTTTATGCAAACGATCGCAAACTGCTATCGTTTAAAAATAACGAAATGAGCATAAGTTATAAACCCGGTATTCCTTTCTCGGCTAAGAAAACAGCATTGGGTTCTGTAAGTGAATATAAAAATGCGGTACAGGATGCGCAGGGCAGGGTTACAAAACTTGAGCGTTACAAATCAGGTGCACTAATCTCTAAACAGGAATTTAAATACAATGCCGAAGGTTATCTTATTGAACAGACAATTAGTCTAACAAGTTCAAATACTTTCGAAAAATCTGTATACGACTACCAAAACGGAAACCTTACTTCAATATCGCTTTATATAGGCGGTATAAAAATGGGCTCGTTTGTTTTTGATTATTACACAAACCTCAGTAATCCGATTCAATTTGATCTGTTTGACTTTAAACGAATAGAATTTGTAACCGATGCTCAATTTGGAAAGCAATCGAAAAACCTGCTAAAAAACGTTAAACTTTATGATGCTTCCGGACAGCATTTTGTTGAGCTTAATCTCAGTTACGCAACAGATGCTGAAGGGTACATTAAAACGATGATCTATTCATTAAACGGGCAAGGTACAATAACTTACACCTTTTCTTTTCAGTAAGAGAAATGTTGCAAAATCAAAGCCCTGCATCATGCAGGGCTTTTTACGTTTTTGTCTCATCTGATTTAAGTAAGCACTGCTTACAAATAAAATTGATTCTTCTACACCTTAACTGTAAATTCCCTCGGATAGCTTGTATTTATTTTTTACCGGCAGTTTGTGATTGCATTTTGCACTATCAATTAAAAAACATCTAAAAACAAAAATTATGAAAAAGGTTTTTTTTGCATTTGCAACATTGCTTATTATCTCATCATGTAAGAAGAGTGTAGATTCTCCTGCGCAACAACCAGCCAATCAAAAGATCACAAAGATCGAATACCAGGAACCGAATTATTCAAGCATGCGCACCATTGCTTACGATGATAAGGGAAGAATTAGTGTGTTTGCATTTAATAACGAAATGGATGAGTTTACATATCCTTCAAGCAATTCTATGTTGGTGAAAAGAAAAAATAAAACAACAGGTGAACTAAAATCGACCTTTGAGGCAGTGTTAAATAATGCCGGTGCTATTACTTCCATGAAGTTGACTCTGCCGGATGGTAAGGTGTCAGAAATTCTTACATTCACGTATAATGCAGAAGGCTACATGACGAAAATGAAAGACGAGTATCCGCTTAACGGAAATGTTTACGATCGTGAATATTCATGGTCAAATGGAAATGTTGTTTCGGGAAAGTATTGGTATAAAGGGTCGCATGTTTACAATTATGAGGTACAATACGATGTTACAAAGCTGACCAGTGTTCCTGAAACACCATTTTATCGCTGGCCGTCTTATACGTTATTTGGAAAAACAGTCAGGAATCCGTACACAGAAAACAAATTATTCAACGCCAACGGCACACTCAGTAGTCACTATAAATTTGTGCAGCAATACGATGCACTTGGCCGCATCGTGAAAATTACTGAAAATGATCAGATCAATAATGCATCTGGTACATACAGTTACAGTTATTGAAATCACCAATATTGGATTTGAAAGAATACAGAGATCAAAGCCCGGTTATTCCGGGCTTTTACGTTTCAACCCGTTTTCCCTACACTTCAACTCCCATTCTGCAGTTTTTCAGCGATATATTTCCATATCAGCGCAGGAATAATAAATTTGAGGACGCATGAAAATCCTTCTTTCCATCCTGTTCTCCATTTTCCTGTTAAGCGATGCATCTGCACAGCAGAGCCGTTTCTTTTTCAAGAAGCTTACAGTAGCTGATGGCCTGAACGACGGCGGTATACTTGCGCTTTCTCAGGATAGCAGGGGTTTTATTTGGTTTTCAACAAGAGCCGGGCTTAACAGATTCGATGGTTATTCAGTTAAAAGTTACAGCTACATAGCCGGCGATAGTACTTCGCTACCAACTTCGCTTTCACGTGCTATGTCGCCCGATAGCAGCGGCGGGTTCCTCGTAGGTCTTGAAGACGGCATGCTGGAGTACAATGCAAATACTGATCGGTTTACACCGGTAAAGGCATTGGAGGGAACATGGGTGTTTCAAATTGAACCCATTAATAAAACCACTGTATTTATTTCCACCCGTAAAGGATTGGTGAAATACAATCCCGTAACAAAAAAAGCATACTACTATAAAGATGGGCCAGTTGAAGTGTTGAAGGGACGGGTGTTTTCATTTGAGCGGAAAGAAAATTTCCTGTTTTTTATAAGTACCGACGGTTTGTACAGGTTCAATACCACAACGGAGCAAGTGAATAAGATCAGTATCCCGTTTATTGAAGGCAAGCCGTTAATGGCTATGACGATCGATCACAAAAAGAATTACTGGCTGGTGGTGAATGATAAAGAAGCGGTGATAAAAGTATCGCCTGATCTGCAACAGTACGAAGTGTACAGCGAGTTTTTTGAATCAGGAAAAAATACCATTGGAAATTTTACCTCAATGATCTCCGATAAAAAAGGAAGGATCTGGATCACCACACAATTAGATGGATTGTTGTTTTATAATGAACGTTTGAATAAGTTTGAACGCATTCTTCACGATCCGTTAAAAGTATGGACGCCTTCAACCAACCTGCACAGCAGTGCTTACTGCGACAAGGATGGTGTAATGTGGATAGCAGGTAACAACGGTGTTAATTACTTCAATCCAGATAAAAATCTGTTTCACATTATCCCGGTATTTAATAAAGACGTAGACATCCGCAACCGCCGCGTGGCAAGGATAGCAACCGAAGACAAGAATGGCAAACTATGGTTTGGAACAATTGACGGATTGGTGAAGTACGATCCTGTTACAAACGAATATCGTGAATGGAATAACAGAGATGATCAAGCACCAATGATCCATTTCAATTCTGTTCGTGGTTTGTTGTGTGATGATGAGAATAATATCTGGATCGCAACCGGCAGAGGCATCAATCAATACTTGCAGAAGGAAAATAAAATGATTTTTTACACTTCGAAAGATTCGATCCCAGCAGTTTTTTATTTCTCTGCCGATAAAGACCGAAGCGGTAACTTCTGGTTTTCCACAAGAGACGGAGACGGTTTTTACTATTACAATACAAAAGAAAAAAAATTTCACAGCATCCGTTCGTTTCCGGGATTGAGCAGATTTGCAGGGAACGGCGGACGAAAATTATTTCACGACAGTAAGGGACGTTACTGGCTTGGCTTTAATGGAAGTGGTTTGGCCATGTATGATGCAGCAGCAGATACTTCTCATCATTGGGTTGCTTCAACAAACGGGCAACAAGGTATTTCAGGTAACAGCATTGTTGATATTACAGAGGATAAGAAAGGAATTGTATGGATCAGTACGTTTACCGGGTTAACGTCGATTGATCCGGAAACGAAAACCATCAAAAATTATAATCAAACCAACGGACTTATTAATAACAGTGCCAGTGCAATTGCTGTTGATGTACAAAACAGGTTATGGATCGCAACGGGAGCTGGTTTAATGATGCTGGATAGCAGTCGCACTTATTTTACATCGTTTGGATTGCAGCACGGATTGCCCTCTATTGAATTTCCCGAGCATGCTGCTTCCGTATTGTCTGATGGTGATGTGATGATGCCTACGCAAAACGGCTTTGTGCGTTTTTCACCACAGCAATTTACAAAAGAGCATAAGCAGTTGGTACCCTTCTTTACTTCATTTGCATTGTCGGGCAAACAGGCACAAGCCCTGTTGCAGGATGAGATCGTATTGAAGCACGATGAGAATTTTTTCACGATCGGTTTTGCGGCGATCAATTATGAAAATGCATCGGGCACCTGGTATGCATACAAGTTAGATGGAGTAGATAAAGACTGGAAGTATACACAAAACCGGTTTGCTGATTATACAAAACTGCCCGGCGGCAATTATACGTTTCATGTAAAAGCATCGGATGATCGTATGGAATGGAATTGCACAGAGAAAACGATCAACATTCACATTGCTACTGTTTTCTATAAAACATGGTGGTTTCGGTTGATGATCTTTTTAATAGCTATTGCTCTTGTGTATGTATTCTATCGCTACCGTATTCGTCAGCAACAAAAGTTGCTGGAGCTGCAAGGGAAGGCACAATTGCTGGAAAAAGAAAAAGTAATGGTGATGTATGAAAGCTTACGGCAACAGTTGAATCCGCATTTTCTGTTTAACTCATTAACATCTTTATCAGGACTTATCCAAACCGATCAAAAGATGGCGGGTAATTTCCTGGAGCAGATGTCGAAGATCTATCGCTACATTTTAAAGAACAGGGATAGTGAGCTGGTGAGTTTAAAAGAAGAACTCGCTTTTGTACAGGTGTACATCAACCTGCAAAAAACACGATTCAAAGAAGGCTTGCAGGTAAAGATGAATGTAAGCGAAGAGGAACTCCATAAAAAAATTGCACCTGTTACGTTGCAGAACTTAGTAGAGAATGCCATGAAGCATAACATCATTGATCTTGATACGCCATTGATCATTGAAATAGTAAGCGAAGATGGTTACTTGTTGGTGAAGAATAATCTGCAGAAGAAGAATTTGGTGGAAACATCCAACAAGCAGGGGCTTGCCAGCTTACAATCATTGTATCAATACCTGAGCAGAAGACCGGTGTTAATTGAAGAAACAACAAGTGAATTCATTATCCGTATTCCGTTGATCTGATCACATTTTAAAACAGTTATATGAAAGCAGTTATTATTGAAGACGAAGACATCATTGCACGTGTATTGCAAGGCAAGATCAAAAATGTTGACCCTTCCATTGATGTAGTTGAAATCATCCCCAGTTTGAAAGTGGCAAAGAAATGGTTTTTCAATAATGCCGAGCCTGATATCTTATTTATGGATATTCAATTGAGCGATGGTGTAAGTTTCGAACTGCTTGAGCATTTTAAACTCAATTGCCCCATTGTATTCACCACAGCTTATGATGAGTATGCCATTCGTGCTTTTAAAGTGAACGGAGTTGATTATTTATTGAAACCAGTTGATGAAGAGGAGTTAACAAGAGCGATTAATAAATGCAAAGCTATTATTGAACGAAAGAATCCGGTTGCTACCGATTTCACTGAGTTAATGAAAGCATTGGCCAATCCGCAACAGTCGGTGAATAAGTACAAGGAACGATTCCTTGTAAACATCCGCAACCAGTGGATGCCCATTGCTACAAGTGACATTGCCTGCTTCGCCAAAGAAGCGCTCAACTATGTGTACCTGTTTAATGGCGATCGCTATATGCTTGATTTTTCTACACTGGATGATGTTGAGGAGGTGCTTAACCCAGATCAGTTTTACAGGGCCAATCGCCAATACATCATTAACATCGATGCTATTCAAACAGTGAAGCCAATGGAGAATTCAAAGCTCACTATCCGCCTGAAAGAACCCAATCATAAATTTGAAATTGATATGAGCCGGGAAAAAGCGCCGGTGTTTAAAAAATGGGTAGACAAATAATTTGTTTTGTTATAACACAACACTTCAGTTTAATTTCAATACGCTTCAACAGGATAAATTTTTAATCCCCCTCATCTGATTGAATATTTGTAAGCAAAACAAAGGATATGTTGCTACAATGGTTCAATCGTTTACTTCAGAAAAATAACAGGCGCTTGATATACGAGCAACTGCAATGGCAGCGCTTTCTGTTACGCACCGGTGTTCCTGCAACAGCACATATTCTTGATATAGTGGAAGAGAATGACCAATTACTTGGTTATGTGCAACTACGCCTGTGGGTCATGTTGAAGATCAAAGGTGTTGTTACTTACAGGCACATGCAAACTCTTCTCAACAAAGAGCAGAAGCCACACGTTGGCGATTTGGTACACATCCGCTATTGCCCTGATGACCTTTCAAGAATTTTAATTGTTTAATTATCACTTTAAAATAAATAAAAATGACAGCTAACGAAACTCACCTCGTAAAGTATTCCTGGTCGGTTGTTGAACGTATTGATCCTGTAGTGGCAGGTGGAATCTTTTACAAACGTCTTTTTGAATCGGCACCTTATTTAAAGCCAATGTTCAGCGAATCAATTCCTGTGCAATCAAAAAAATTGATGGCTATGATCGGTTATGTGATCAACAGGCTTGATAAGCTGGATACAATTCTTGAAGATGTAAAACAATTAGCAAAGCGTCGCGTGAAATATGGAGTGCAGGAAGAGCATTATGAAATTGTAGGCAGTGCTTTGTTATGGACATTAGCGCAGGCATTGGCAAACCTATTTACTGACGAAGTAAAACAGGCTTGGGCTAACTGCTATAATCTATTGGCATCAGCTATGTTGGAAGCAACGGCTGAAGCACCTGAACGTGCATAATTGGTTCTCCTGGTATATAAGGTTTGATGCTGCCCCCGATATAAATCGGGGGCTTTTACACTTCAATCAATTTTTGCTACACTTCACTCACTTATTTTTTGCTTGTTTTTTACTTTCATGCAATTTTACAGTTGAAGAAAATGAACAGAGATGACAAAGGAAGAAATCATATTGATCAAACGTACATGGAAGCTCTTCCGGGAAATTAACCCGGTTGTTGTGGGTGATACATTTTATTCGAAACTTTTTCTTGAGAATCCATCGGTACGTAAAATGTTTCCAAAGGAAATGAATCAGCAATATCAGAAGTTAATCGATATGCTCAGCACAATAGTAGGCCGGCTCGACAATCTGGAAGAATTATCAAGCGATATAGCTGCAATGGCGCAACGTCATGTAGCATATGGTGTAAAACCGGCACAATACCAAAAAGTAGGAGAAGCCCTGTTGTGGACATTGGAACAAGGGCTCGGAAAAGATTATACACCGGAAGTAAAGGAAGCATGGACCAAATGTTACACTGCACTGGCTGATGCCATGATCAATGCAACCGCAAACTGACCTTTCAAAAACACGAATGCAGGCCCGGTAATTATTCCGGGCTTTTTTGTTGTTGTGACGAATAGGGAACGTTCATTCATTGTTTGTGTGCGTCTGTTCAATTCTCAATTCAACTAAATCGGAGTAAAAGCCCGCCGATGGTAATCATCTCCAAACATCTTACATACTAAGGGTTTACAGCTAATTCTCTTCTTTCTGTGTCTTGCTTACAACTTGTAGAATCTACACTACATTATATCAGGCTGTTACACTATACTTTACCTAAGGGTTTCTATGCACTTTTGTAAAAGCATTACCAATTTAAAAGAATTAACCTGTTCAGCAAGTTCAGATAACGGCGTAACTCTTTAAATTCGGCGAATGACGACCCAAAATCCACATTTAAACGAGCCAGATCATCCGGATGCAGTCATTCAAGAGGATCGATCTGTTATTATACCTGTAATGAGCATAAAACTGACTGCTGTACCGCTTCTGTTTAAAATACTTCATGTTGACAATGCAGGTAATTGTTTACAAGGCTAAGAAAAACAATTGCTGTAGTTGTTGGAAGATGTTCGCTACAAAGTAGAACAACTTCCAGCGGGAATTTTTTAGTGAAAGAGAAGAACTGTTAGCAGAATATGATCATAACGAATTTAACATAAGCAAACGCAATAAGTAAACGTGCCTTTTTCAAAATCCATATCAAGTAATATAGACGATCAGCATACAGCCGGTTTGCAAAGTAACGATCAGTTACTGAAAGCTGTCTTTAATATCACAGCCATTGGTATTGTTGTAGTGGATGAAGCCGGTAGCCTGGTGGAAGTAAATGACCGCATTTGTAAAATGTTTGGCTATGAGCGTAATGAGTTACTGGGTAAGCCGCATACAATTCTTCATATTGAAGAAGAAATACAGGCAGCCATCGAAGCACATGTTACTTTTTTTAACGGACAGGATAGCGACGGTGAAAAAGAATGGACAGGCATCACAAAAAATAAGGAGAAGATCATTGTTTCATACAGTGCAAATTTGCTGTTACAGGATAACGGGCAACGGTTCAAAGTAAAATCGATACGTGATGTTACCAATGAACGGAAAACAGAAAAACTGCTTGAAGCCAGCCGTATAAAATTTGAATCGATCTTTGAAAATTCCTTACAGGCATTTTTTCTTACAAAACCTGATGGCACTATTTTAGAAGCAAACAGAGCTGCTTGTGAAATGTTTGGTTATACTGAAGAGGAATTGTGCAAGTTGGGAAGGCAGGCAATTATTGATCATACTGATATACGGCTAACTGAAAAACTAAAAGAACGCAGTGCAACAGGGGTTGCCTCCGGTGAGCTGACGGGCATTCGAAAAAATGGCCAGCATTTTCCAATTGAGTTCTCATCCTATGTTTTTATTGATAAAAACGGAGAAGAACGAACCAGTACAGTAATTGCAGATATTTCTGATCGTAAGGAACAGGAATTGAAGTTGCGTCAGTCGCAGGAAGAAATGGCTTCCATCCTCAACAATACGGAAGAAATATTCATGATCATTGATCGTGAATATCGCTTAGTGAACTATAACAAAGCTGCCGAAGAACGTTCGGCCGAACTGTTGGCCATGCCATTGAAACGTGGAGACAGTCTGTTGAAGTGGGCAGATCCGGAACGGTATCAAATTCTGAAAAATATATACGATCGTGTATTGAACGGTGAAACGATCCGTTACAAACACACAATATCGAAAAATGGCGAAACAGCTACTCTGCAACTTTCCTATTTACCAGTTGTGAGTGATGATGGTTTATGTGATCGGTTCATGGTAAGTGTACGTGAAATAACGGTAGAAGAAAATGCACTGAAGGCGATCATCAGTAAGCGAGAGCTTTTAACCCAGGCAGAAGCAATTGCGCATGTTGGCAGTTGGGAACTTGATCTTACAACAAATACATTGCATTGGTCCGATGAGGTGTTTCGCATTTGCGGTTACCAGCCCGGAGCATTTGAAGTAACATTCGAAAAAGGATTGGAGGTAATTCATCCTGATGACCAAGCTTCTTCAGTTGAAGAAATGCAACAGGCAATACAGAATAAACGGGACTACGCTGCCAACAAGCGATTTGTACGACCCGACGGTAGTATCCGCTACATTGTATCGAAGGCAAAAATAATTTTGAATAACGAGGGAAATGCAGTGCGGTTGGTTGGCGTATTTCATGATATTACTGAACTAAAAGAAGTAGAGCGTGAGTTGGCGATCAGCCAGCAGGAATACAAAACGTTGTTTGAGCAACACCCCGATGCGGTGGTATCATTTGATTTAACAGGAAAATTCACCAGTGTAAATGATGGTGCATTAGAGTTGGCAGAGGCATCACGTGAGCAATTGCTGAAAAGTGATTTTGTACAGTATATTGATGTTGATAAAGCAGGTGATATCATCAACTATTTTCTGGAAGTTGTCAATGGAAAAACACAACGTTTCGAAACAGTTATTATTACCAGCACCAACGTACGGAAGTCGGTGAATGTGATTCTTATGCCCATCTATATTCAACAGGAGATAACGGGTGTGTATGGTGTGTTAAAAGATATTACGATTGAAAATTTGTACGAACAGGAATTGGAGTTTCAATCCCATTTACTGAATACCATTCAGCAATCTGTGATCGTTACAAAACTGGATGGAACGATCATATTTTGGAACGGGTTTGCTGAAAAATTATACGGTTGGAAAAGAGAAGATGTTGTTGGCATCAACATTATGGAGGTAACACCAACAGAAATGTCGATTGAACAAGGTGCTGAAATAATGGCCAGGCTTTCGCAAGGTGAGAGTTGGTCGGGTGAGTTTTTGGTAATGCATAGAACCAAAGGACCATTTACTGCTCAGATATATAATTCGCCTGTAACTGACACAAATGGAAAATTAACAGGTATTATTGGTGTTAGCTGGGATATTACCGAGCAAAAGAAATACGAACAACAAAAAGAATTTGATCGTCTCGATAAGGAAGCGCTCATTAACACCACCACCGATCTTATATGGAGCGTTAGCAGCGATTATAAATTGCTTGCAGCCAACAAGGCTTTCCTGGAAAGCTTGAAATTATCGGATGATTTATTCCTGAAGCCAGGTGATGATGTTTTAATTCCGTCTGTATTTTCAGAAGAAAATGTAACGTTCTGGCGTCAGCACTATGCCCGTGCTTTAACAGGGGAATCGTTCACGATAGAATTACATACGGCGGAAAGAGGAGCGGTGGATGAACATTGGGATGAGATCATCTTCAACCCCATTACTAAAAATGGAGACGTAATTGGTGTAGCATGCCGGGGTAGAGATATAACACAAAATAAAAATTATCAACGGGAGTTATTGACCATCAATAACCAGTTGGAAATGGCACAGCAAATTGCAAAGCTGGGCTATTGGTCGCATGATTTGA
It encodes the following:
- a CDS encoding globin domain-containing protein → MTANETHLVKYSWSVVERIDPVVAGGIFYKRLFESAPYLKPMFSESIPVQSKKLMAMIGYVINRLDKLDTILEDVKQLAKRRVKYGVQEEHYEIVGSALLWTLAQALANLFTDEVKQAWANCYNLLASAMLEATAEAPERA
- a CDS encoding LytR/AlgR family response regulator transcription factor, giving the protein MKAVIIEDEDIIARVLQGKIKNVDPSIDVVEIIPSLKVAKKWFFNNAEPDILFMDIQLSDGVSFELLEHFKLNCPIVFTTAYDEYAIRAFKVNGVDYLLKPVDEEELTRAINKCKAIIERKNPVATDFTELMKALANPQQSVNKYKERFLVNIRNQWMPIATSDIACFAKEALNYVYLFNGDRYMLDFSTLDDVEEVLNPDQFYRANRQYIINIDAIQTVKPMENSKLTIRLKEPNHKFEIDMSREKAPVFKKWVDK
- a CDS encoding ligand-binding sensor domain-containing protein, which translates into the protein MKILLSILFSIFLLSDASAQQSRFFFKKLTVADGLNDGGILALSQDSRGFIWFSTRAGLNRFDGYSVKSYSYIAGDSTSLPTSLSRAMSPDSSGGFLVGLEDGMLEYNANTDRFTPVKALEGTWVFQIEPINKTTVFISTRKGLVKYNPVTKKAYYYKDGPVEVLKGRVFSFERKENFLFFISTDGLYRFNTTTEQVNKISIPFIEGKPLMAMTIDHKKNYWLVVNDKEAVIKVSPDLQQYEVYSEFFESGKNTIGNFTSMISDKKGRIWITTQLDGLLFYNERLNKFERILHDPLKVWTPSTNLHSSAYCDKDGVMWIAGNNGVNYFNPDKNLFHIIPVFNKDVDIRNRRVARIATEDKNGKLWFGTIDGLVKYDPVTNEYREWNNRDDQAPMIHFNSVRGLLCDDENNIWIATGRGINQYLQKENKMIFYTSKDSIPAVFYFSADKDRSGNFWFSTRDGDGFYYYNTKEKKFHSIRSFPGLSRFAGNGGRKLFHDSKGRYWLGFNGSGLAMYDAAADTSHHWVASTNGQQGISGNSIVDITEDKKGIVWISTFTGLTSIDPETKTIKNYNQTNGLINNSASAIAVDVQNRLWIATGAGLMMLDSSRTYFTSFGLQHGLPSIEFPEHAASVLSDGDVMMPTQNGFVRFSPQQFTKEHKQLVPFFTSFALSGKQAQALLQDEIVLKHDENFFTIGFAAINYENASGTWYAYKLDGVDKDWKYTQNRFADYTKLPGGNYTFHVKASDDRMEWNCTEKTINIHIATVFYKTWWFRLMIFLIAIALVYVFYRYRIRQQQKLLELQGKAQLLEKEKVMVMYESLRQQLNPHFLFNSLTSLSGLIQTDQKMAGNFLEQMSKIYRYILKNRDSELVSLKEELAFVQVYINLQKTRFKEGLQVKMNVSEEELHKKIAPVTLQNLVENAMKHNIIDLDTPLIIEIVSEDGYLLVKNNLQKKNLVETSNKQGLASLQSLYQYLSRRPVLIEETTSEFIIRIPLI
- a CDS encoding globin domain-containing protein — encoded protein: MTKEEIILIKRTWKLFREINPVVVGDTFYSKLFLENPSVRKMFPKEMNQQYQKLIDMLSTIVGRLDNLEELSSDIAAMAQRHVAYGVKPAQYQKVGEALLWTLEQGLGKDYTPEVKEAWTKCYTALADAMINATAN
- a CDS encoding PAS domain S-box protein, which translates into the protein MPFSKSISSNIDDQHTAGLQSNDQLLKAVFNITAIGIVVVDEAGSLVEVNDRICKMFGYERNELLGKPHTILHIEEEIQAAIEAHVTFFNGQDSDGEKEWTGITKNKEKIIVSYSANLLLQDNGQRFKVKSIRDVTNERKTEKLLEASRIKFESIFENSLQAFFLTKPDGTILEANRAACEMFGYTEEELCKLGRQAIIDHTDIRLTEKLKERSATGVASGELTGIRKNGQHFPIEFSSYVFIDKNGEERTSTVIADISDRKEQELKLRQSQEEMASILNNTEEIFMIIDREYRLVNYNKAAEERSAELLAMPLKRGDSLLKWADPERYQILKNIYDRVLNGETIRYKHTISKNGETATLQLSYLPVVSDDGLCDRFMVSVREITVEENALKAIISKRELLTQAEAIAHVGSWELDLTTNTLHWSDEVFRICGYQPGAFEVTFEKGLEVIHPDDQASSVEEMQQAIQNKRDYAANKRFVRPDGSIRYIVSKAKIILNNEGNAVRLVGVFHDITELKEVERELAISQQEYKTLFEQHPDAVVSFDLTGKFTSVNDGALELAEASREQLLKSDFVQYIDVDKAGDIINYFLEVVNGKTQRFETVIITSTNVRKSVNVILMPIYIQQEITGVYGVLKDITIENLYEQELEFQSHLLNTIQQSVIVTKLDGTIIFWNGFAEKLYGWKREDVVGINIMEVTPTEMSIEQGAEIMARLSQGESWSGEFLVMHRTKGPFTAQIYNSPVTDTNGKLTGIIGVSWDITEQKKYEQQKEFDRLDKEALINTTTDLIWSVSSDYKLLAANKAFLESLKLSDDLFLKPGDDVLIPSVFSEENVTFWRQHYARALTGESFTIELHTAERGAVDEHWDEIIFNPITKNGDVIGVACRGRDITQNKNYQRELLTINNQLEMAQQIAKLGYWSHDLKNDVLFWSKEVYTIFGLEEQAFNGDFNSFFRRVHPEDQQGFLEGQQRILKGDAPLDHEHRIVLPNGDIKYVIQKGTVIFNEQDEPVLVEGTIQDITEAKNAALALKVNEEQLNLIYNSTAGIIFLLGVENEHKFRFISMNNAGLTTIGVAADDVFGKYVEEVIPEPSLSLVLEKYKEAIRTKQSVVWQETSAYPTGVKVGIVTATPIFDSEGNCIRLVGSVNDITELKAIEQSLAISQQEYKSLFDQNPDAVYSLDKDGNFISFNPGLEKLLECDRYELFQAKTFIPFCHPADLEKTMGHFQNVLQGDPQTYNVRAITQKGNSRYLSISNMPIVVDGIITGVYGIAKDITLQKEAELQLKELFTQLEQRASELEVSNRELERFAYIASHDLQEPLRMVSSFLQLLQKKYNNSIDEKGQEYIRFAVDGSVRMKRLINDLLDYSRVTTRKQELEKVDMQEVVKEVLQNLGLQIQEKHATIDVGAMPLLTWADKTQMAQLLQNLVGNALKYSSDETPVVQITAEERTDEWLFAVKDNGIGFDQKFAEKIFVIFQRLHNKAEYSGTGIGLAICKKIVDRHGGNIRVESETGKGSVFYFTISKHLVAEKSGFSYERS